In Fibrobacter sp. UWEL, the following are encoded in one genomic region:
- a CDS encoding MBL fold metallo-hydrolase, which yields MKIQVLIDNLKSAGESCEVLQPEWGLSAFIEFNGKRILLDTGASAAFAANAGAMKVDLSTVDVGVLSHAHFDHSNGMEKFFEANSHAPFYLRESAGENCYHTHKFLKFFTYQEYIGIRRGWLKRYAGRIKFASGTAEILPGVFLVGHNDFVFSAEDRAEIAARNGLSVKVNGKYRPDSFNHEQSLVFDTPRGLFIMNSCSHGGADNIVKEIEVAFPGKKIYAMLGGFHLYRTSDSQVRAFAERLRELDVQKIYTGHCTGDHAYEILHEVLGDRAEQMYTGMEIEV from the coding sequence ATGAAAATACAAGTGTTGATCGATAACCTTAAATCCGCAGGGGAATCCTGTGAGGTTTTGCAGCCGGAATGGGGCCTCTCCGCTTTCATTGAGTTTAACGGCAAGAGGATCTTGCTGGATACTGGAGCCTCGGCTGCATTCGCAGCCAACGCAGGCGCCATGAAGGTAGACTTGTCCACTGTGGACGTTGGAGTGTTAAGTCACGCCCACTTCGATCATTCCAACGGGATGGAAAAATTCTTCGAGGCAAATTCCCACGCCCCATTTTATTTGCGGGAAAGCGCCGGCGAGAACTGTTACCACACACACAAGTTTTTGAAGTTCTTCACCTATCAGGAATACATCGGCATACGCCGCGGCTGGCTCAAGCGTTACGCAGGACGCATCAAGTTTGCAAGCGGCACCGCAGAAATCCTACCAGGCGTATTTCTAGTGGGTCATAATGATTTTGTTTTTAGTGCCGAGGACCGCGCAGAAATCGCAGCACGTAACGGGCTCTCCGTCAAAGTGAACGGCAAGTACCGTCCCGATAGTTTTAACCACGAGCAAAGTCTTGTATTTGACACTCCCCGCGGTTTATTCATCATGAACAGCTGCAGTCACGGTGGCGCAGACAACATCGTGAAGGAAATTGAAGTCGCATTTCCCGGCAAGAAGATTTACGCCATGTTGGGCGGGTTCCACTTGTACCGCACATCGGATTCTCAAGTGCGGGCCTTCGCAGAACGCCTCCGCGAATTAGACGTTCAAAAAATCTACACCGGCCACTGCACCGGCGATCACGCCTACGAAATTCTCCACGAAGTCCTAGGCGACCGCGCAGAGCAAATGTACACCGGCATGGAAATTGAGGTTTGA
- a CDS encoding sialate O-acetylesterase, with protein MVRMMKLIVFAAIAAVSAVWAEPDPNFHIYIAYGQSNMEGCGSPVEEDEIEHPRFKMFATQTCSRLNRDVIGDVYPAIPSLFKCGNGVSIADWFGRTLVDSLPDVTIGIVPVAVGGASIKLFDKDQYADYIPTEDQDFQRRVRLYAEDGNIPQLLVDLGKKAQELGVIKGFIFHQGETDGMNPDWLETVRKTRYDLLEALGLSADSVPFIAGQLLRSGIAYPGQVDRLPRVMRNAYVVSSEGLEGQDEYHFNRNAVVEFGKRYALKMLETMAPEEPTRIAVQRKNVGYPLKLGKGRAYDIIGRLVQPKAR; from the coding sequence ATGGTCAGGATGATGAAATTGATCGTTTTCGCTGCGATTGCCGCTGTGTCTGCGGTGTGGGCTGAGCCTGACCCGAATTTTCACATCTATATTGCCTATGGCCAATCCAATATGGAAGGCTGCGGTTCTCCCGTAGAAGAAGATGAAATTGAACATCCCCGCTTCAAGATGTTTGCCACCCAAACATGCAGTAGGCTTAATCGCGACGTGATTGGGGACGTGTATCCTGCTATTCCGAGCTTGTTTAAATGCGGCAATGGTGTATCCATTGCGGATTGGTTTGGCCGCACTCTGGTGGATAGTCTTCCTGATGTGACCATCGGGATTGTCCCGGTGGCTGTAGGGGGCGCCTCCATTAAGTTGTTCGATAAGGACCAGTACGCCGATTATATTCCCACCGAAGATCAGGATTTCCAAAGGCGAGTGAGGCTGTACGCAGAAGATGGAAATATACCCCAGCTTCTCGTGGATCTTGGCAAGAAAGCCCAGGAATTAGGTGTCATCAAGGGTTTCATTTTCCATCAGGGTGAAACCGATGGGATGAATCCTGATTGGCTCGAGACGGTTCGAAAAACTCGTTACGATCTTTTGGAGGCGCTGGGGTTAAGTGCGGATTCGGTTCCCTTTATTGCAGGCCAACTCTTGCGCAGCGGTATTGCGTATCCCGGTCAAGTTGATAGACTTCCTCGCGTTATGAGAAATGCTTACGTAGTTTCTTCTGAGGGGCTAGAAGGGCAGGATGAATACCATTTCAATCGAAATGCCGTGGTGGAATTTGGCAAACGCTATGCTTTGAAAATGCTGGAAACTATGGCTCCCGAGGAACCTACCAGAATTGCCGTTCAGAGAAAAAATGTGGGTTATCCGTTAAAATTAGGTAAAGGCCGGGCTTACGATATCATTGGTCGCCTAGTTCAACCGAAAGCCCGTTGA
- a CDS encoding sialate O-acetylesterase: protein MKKQFFSILAGLGLAASVASAAPDPNFHIYLAYGQSNMGGTADAQASDKVEHPRFKIIASQKCSGKGRNTLGEVYPAVPSLFNCGNTISVADWFGRTMADSMPDVTIGIVPVAVGGASIKLFDKDQYASYLSTAESWLQNYAKEYEPSGNVPQAIIDLAKKAQEVGVIKGIIFHQGETDGGYSDWPKIVKKTRDDFLSALGMSSDSVPFVAGELLRTGCCYSDRVSKLSNTMDNTYFASSEGLEGNGVDRYHFGHDAYVTIGKRYAEQMLKAINRAPVVPEPQTPFKGEAASIPGKIEMEDFDIPGVGSGNDSYKENDSKNNGDSDYRKDTGVDLYQKGDKIVVGYNQEGEWLEYTVKVAETGEYNMYASVASANNTSSFKLSMDGKDITESIAVPKNEGENNYDDFSKVTAKVNLTEGEHILRFTVTGSWMDIDYITFALPDDPIDPVPPVDSVETGDGITRGVALNSTALKDYRVFNMMGKVLGSVNVAGGAYETGLKSAGYDKGVYLLQSADGIKQIVRLK, encoded by the coding sequence ATGAAAAAACAGTTTTTCTCGATTCTCGCGGGTCTGGGACTTGCCGCTTCCGTGGCTAGCGCCGCTCCCGATCCTAATTTCCACATTTATCTGGCCTATGGTCAATCCAATATGGGCGGCACCGCAGACGCTCAGGCTTCTGATAAGGTGGAACATCCCCGTTTCAAGATCATCGCTTCCCAGAAGTGTTCCGGTAAGGGTCGCAACACTCTTGGCGAAGTTTATCCCGCTGTGCCGTCCCTGTTCAACTGCGGCAACACCATTTCTGTGGCGGACTGGTTTGGCCGTACCATGGCGGATAGCATGCCGGATGTGACTATCGGTATCGTGCCTGTAGCTGTGGGGGGCGCCTCCATCAAGTTATTCGACAAGGATCAGTACGCCTCCTATCTTTCCACTGCGGAAAGCTGGTTGCAGAATTATGCCAAGGAATATGAACCCAGCGGAAATGTTCCGCAGGCGATTATTGATTTGGCAAAGAAGGCCCAGGAAGTGGGCGTCATCAAGGGCATTATATTCCATCAGGGCGAAACCGATGGCGGCTATTCCGACTGGCCGAAAATCGTCAAGAAGACTCGCGACGATTTCCTCTCCGCTCTGGGCATGAGCTCTGATTCCGTTCCCTTTGTCGCTGGCGAATTGCTGCGCACGGGCTGCTGCTATTCCGATCGCGTTTCCAAGCTTTCCAACACCATGGACAATACCTACTTTGCATCTTCTGAAGGTTTGGAAGGTAACGGAGTGGATCGCTATCACTTTGGCCATGACGCCTATGTGACTATCGGTAAGCGTTATGCAGAACAGATGCTCAAGGCCATTAACCGCGCTCCTGTTGTGCCTGAACCTCAGACTCCGTTTAAGGGTGAGGCTGCCTCCATTCCGGGTAAAATCGAAATGGAAGATTTCGACATTCCGGGCGTAGGCAGTGGCAATGATTCCTACAAGGAAAATGATTCTAAGAACAACGGCGACAGCGACTACCGCAAGGATACAGGCGTTGACCTTTACCAGAAGGGCGACAAGATTGTGGTGGGCTACAACCAGGAAGGCGAATGGCTGGAATACACCGTGAAGGTGGCTGAAACTGGCGAATACAACATGTATGCATCTGTAGCTTCCGCAAACAATACCTCCAGTTTTAAACTCTCCATGGATGGCAAGGATATTACCGAGTCTATCGCAGTGCCCAAGAACGAAGGGGAAAATAATTACGATGACTTTAGTAAAGTGACCGCCAAGGTGAACCTCACAGAAGGCGAACACATCCTCCGCTTCACTGTTACCGGCAGCTGGATGGACATCGACTACATCACGTTTGCCCTGCCTGATGATCCGATTGATCCTGTTCCTCCTGTCGATTCTGTTGAAACCGGCGATGGAATTACCCGTGGTGTTGCGCTGAATTCTACGGCTCTCAAGGATTACCGCGTGTTCAATATGATGGGCAAGGTTCTTGGATCTGTGAATGTGGCTGGTGGCGCCTACGAAACTGGCCTTAAATCCGCTGGATACGACAAGGGCGTTTACCTGCTGCAATCCGCAGACGGTATCAAGCAAATCGTCCGTTTGAAGTAA
- a CDS encoding fibrobacter succinogenes major paralogous domain-containing protein produces the protein MVLLMCLHVFAQDVLKDSRDNQEYKTVRIGAQVWMAENLSYAAEESWCYTRFNYDCRKYGRFYNWDVAKDVCPAGWHLPTAAEFEQLFADVGGRDSAAVKLKSTEGWSHYGNGSDDFGFNGTPSGFRDYRGRFDRQTMYAYLWSATEDGASLSGAAQGENVAAPQKSAAKKAIGVHMMAGRKDVSVYPYAKDFGLSVRCVKDE, from the coding sequence ATGGTCCTCCTGATGTGTCTGCACGTATTTGCGCAGGACGTCTTGAAAGATTCCCGCGATAATCAGGAATACAAGACTGTACGAATTGGCGCGCAGGTTTGGATGGCTGAAAACTTGAGTTACGCCGCCGAAGAAAGCTGGTGCTACACTCGCTTTAATTATGACTGCCGCAAGTACGGGCGTTTCTATAACTGGGACGTTGCGAAGGACGTGTGCCCCGCTGGCTGGCACCTGCCCACTGCCGCAGAATTTGAACAACTTTTTGCAGACGTAGGCGGTCGCGATTCCGCTGCCGTCAAGTTGAAATCTACTGAGGGCTGGAGCCATTACGGAAACGGCTCCGATGACTTCGGCTTCAACGGGACTCCCTCGGGCTTCCGCGATTACCGCGGCCGCTTCGATCGCCAGACCATGTACGCATACTTGTGGAGTGCCACGGAAGATGGTGCAAGTTTATCGGGAGCCGCGCAGGGCGAGAACGTTGCCGCACCGCAGAAGTCTGCCGCAAAAAAGGCTATCGGCGTCCACATGATGGCTGGCCGCAAGGACGTTTCCGTTTACCCTTACGCAAAAGACTTCGGGCTGTCTGTCCGCTGCGTGAAGGATGAATAA